The following are from one region of the Arcobacter defluvii genome:
- a CDS encoding tetratricopeptide repeat protein — protein sequence MIKGIIKVILLLLLTLTFCACEEKSSQESKTQEIVYIATLPIPESENLRKMGLISLWYDAKSDPIPATQIGYAYANKLQDYEKALQWFEYSNSMKPTADNSAYACYVLQEMKQYDKAIKWCNDSIIQESNKEALFMLGTIYEDTQKYDKAIEYYKLSANKGYVNAMNNLGFVYNEKLKDYNLAEQWYLKAVKKRNYTAFNNIALFYHEDLHDDIKASAYAIALIGNKYSYQSVMNLLKKDWQIPNEIIKKGYELQLTSDEFPIKYKENLNLE from the coding sequence ATGATAAAAGGCATAATAAAAGTAATTTTATTACTATTACTAACTCTTACCTTTTGTGCTTGCGAAGAGAAATCTTCACAAGAAAGCAAAACTCAAGAAATAGTTTATATAGCAACTTTACCTATACCAGAATCTGAAAATTTAAGAAAAATGGGACTAATTAGTTTATGGTATGACGCCAAATCCGACCCAATCCCAGCAACCCAAATAGGTTATGCTTATGCAAATAAATTACAAGATTATGAAAAAGCATTACAGTGGTTTGAATACTCAAACTCTATGAAACCAACAGCAGATAACTCTGCTTATGCGTGTTATGTGCTTCAAGAAATGAAACAATATGATAAAGCTATCAAATGGTGTAATGACTCAATCATTCAAGAAAGCAATAAAGAAGCATTGTTTATGCTTGGGACTATATATGAAGATACACAAAAATATGATAAGGCAATAGAATATTATAAATTATCTGCAAATAAAGGTTATGTAAATGCAATGAATAACTTAGGGTTTGTTTATAATGAAAAATTAAAAGATTATAACCTAGCAGAACAATGGTATTTAAAAGCAGTAAAAAAAAGAAATTATACAGCTTTTAATAATATAGCTCTTTTTTATCATGAAGATTTACATGATGATATCAAAGCTTCTGCTTATGCTATAGCTTTAATAGGAAATAAATATAGTTATCAATCGGTTATGAATTTATTAAAAAAAGATTGGCAAATCCCAAATGAAATCATAAAAAAAGGTTATGAACTTCAACTAACATCAGATGAATTTCCTATTAAATATAAAGAAAATCTAAATTTAGAGTAA
- a CDS encoding peptidoglycan recognition protein family protein, with product MKKFLLLTILLLNLNAIEIKQLPLDFGKTRVELTKEYIKNSYNLEVENIHIIPKIIVIHHTAIDDLKESYEKFKPEILTSDRKYIKKAGRLNVSAHFFVDFDGTIYSLIPENYMARHVIGLNLSSIGIENVGGNKKSLTEAQLKSNIELVKYLKEKYKTIEYLIGHYEYTNFENHHLFLEKDDKYRTVKHDPDINFMENIKANFPDLKSL from the coding sequence ATGAAAAAATTCCTACTATTAACAATCTTATTATTAAATTTAAATGCAATAGAAATAAAGCAATTACCTTTGGACTTTGGAAAAACAAGGGTTGAATTGACAAAAGAGTATATAAAAAATTCTTACAATTTAGAAGTTGAAAATATACATATAATCCCTAAAATTATAGTAATTCATCATACAGCAATTGATGATTTAAAAGAGTCATACGAAAAGTTTAAACCTGAAATTTTAACAAGTGATAGAAAATATATAAAAAAAGCTGGGAGATTAAATGTTTCAGCACATTTTTTTGTGGATTTTGATGGAACGATTTATTCATTAATACCTGAAAATTATATGGCAAGACATGTAATTGGATTAAATCTTTCAAGTATTGGAATAGAAAATGTTGGAGGAAATAAAAAAAGTTTGACAGAAGCTCAACTTAAATCAAATATAGAACTTGTGAAATATTTAAAAGAAAAATATAAAACAATTGAGTATTTAATAGGGCATTATGAATATACAAATTTTGAAAATCATCATCTTTTTTTAGAAAAAGATGATAAATATAGAACTGTAAAACATGATCCTGATATAAATTTTATGGAAAATATAAAAGCAAATTTTCCTGATTTAAAATCTCTTTAA
- a CDS encoding tetratricopeptide repeat protein has protein sequence MIKGIIKVILLLLLTLTFSACEEKSSQESKTQEIVYIATLPIPESENLRKMGLISLWYDAKYDPIPATQIGYAYANKLQDYEKALQWFEYSNSMKPTADNSAYACSALQQLKQYEKALTWCNNAISLGSTQVFIVLASIYNEQENYQETEKWLLKAFDSKNKDAPISLGYLYANNLKDYVKAEQYYKEAIKIRDLEAFHNLSRLYHHNLHDDIKASAYAIALIGTKYSQRSVLKILQKERKIPNETIKKGYELQLTSDEFPIKFKGDLGL, from the coding sequence ATGATAAAAGGCATAATAAAAGTAATTTTATTACTATTACTAACTCTTACCTTTAGTGCTTGCGAAGAGAAATCTTCACAAGAAAGCAAAACTCAAGAAATAGTTTATATAGCAACTTTACCTATACCAGAATCTGAAAATTTAAGAAAAATGGGACTAATTAGTTTATGGTATGACGCCAAATACGACCCAATCCCAGCAACCCAAATAGGTTATGCTTATGCAAATAAACTACAAGATTATGAAAAAGCTTTACAGTGGTTTGAATACTCAAACTCTATGAAACCAACAGCAGATAATTCTGCTTATGCGTGTAGTGCTTTACAACAATTAAAGCAATATGAAAAAGCATTAACATGGTGTAATAATGCCATAAGTCTAGGTAGTACACAAGTATTTATAGTTTTAGCTTCAATCTATAATGAACAAGAAAATTATCAAGAAACAGAAAAATGGCTTTTAAAGGCTTTTGATTCAAAAAATAAAGATGCACCAATATCATTAGGGTATTTGTATGCAAACAATTTAAAAGATTATGTAAAAGCAGAACAATATTATAAAGAAGCTATAAAAATAAGAGATTTAGAAGCATTTCATAATCTTTCAAGGCTGTATCATCATAATTTACATGATGATATCAAAGCTTCTGCTTATGCTATAGCTTTAATAGGAACAAAATATTCTCAACGTTCAGTTTTAAAGATACTTCAAAAAGAAAGAAAAATCCCAAATGAAACAATAAAAAAAGGTTATGAACTTCAACTAACATCAGATGAATTTCCTATTAAATTCAAAGGTGATTTAGGATTATGA
- a CDS encoding tetratricopeptide repeat protein yields MIQKFFKLTLLLLLTLSFSACEDKSSNSQAEKKEEQVKFTPKLPIPSGSQEIRDAKLNIVSLWYDAKNDPIPAMKIGYAYSEKLHDYEKALEWYKYADSMIPLGENSYFACYALQQLKKYDEAISWCQKAIDLKWNEALYQLGTVYYKKNDFDNALKWFTKAYEKGEKIAVTSIGLSNTKLGNILEAEKWYKKGVEESNVDSYHNIGRFYFHTMKDNLKASAYSIALIDTKYTKKSVLRVLQDEWKIPNDIIQKGYELQLSSDEFPIKFKGDLGL; encoded by the coding sequence ATGATACAAAAATTCTTTAAACTTACTTTATTGCTATTACTAACTCTTAGCTTTTCTGCTTGTGAGGACAAATCTTCAAACAGTCAAGCAGAGAAAAAAGAAGAACAAGTTAAATTTACCCCTAAATTACCTATTCCAAGTGGTTCACAAGAGATAAGAGATGCAAAATTAAATATAGTTTCATTATGGTATGACGCAAAAAATGACCCAATCCCAGCGATGAAAATAGGATATGCCTATTCAGAAAAGTTACATGATTATGAAAAAGCTTTAGAATGGTACAAATATGCTGATTCAATGATTCCTTTAGGTGAAAACTCTTATTTTGCTTGTTATGCTTTACAACAACTAAAAAAATATGATGAAGCTATATCTTGGTGTCAAAAAGCTATTGATTTAAAATGGAATGAAGCTTTATATCAATTAGGAACTGTTTATTATAAAAAAAATGATTTTGATAATGCTTTAAAATGGTTTACTAAAGCATATGAAAAAGGAGAAAAAATTGCAGTAACTAGTATTGGACTTAGCAATACAAAACTTGGTAATATTCTAGAAGCTGAAAAATGGTACAAAAAAGGAGTTGAAGAAAGTAATGTAGACTCTTATCATAATATTGGAAGATTCTATTTCCATACAATGAAAGATAATCTAAAAGCGAGTGCTTATTCTATTGCATTAATAGATACAAAATATACTAAAAAATCTGTTTTAAGAGTTTTACAAGATGAATGGAAAATCCCAAATGATATTATTCAGAAAGGTTATGAACTTCAACTATCATCAGATGAATTTCCTATTAAATTCAAAGGTGATTTAGGATTATGA
- a CDS encoding cation:proton antiporter, translating to MEQTLFTLFLTISTATILNIILKRFGISHIIGYILTGTLISYGFNFNGVDIGSLELIAEFGIVFLMFTIGLEMSVDKIKKMKEILLLNGFLQVSISAILIYLVSFYIFKLSVEVSLIVSLAFSLSSTAIVLTYLKQSKDIHTPYGEKSTAILIFQDLAVIPILLLITFLTNDTLSIGEVLTKTFISAVIIILFMFTIGKKLISWLLKFASNSRIEELFLGAVLSIVIGTSLLAHEMGFTYSLGAFIAGMIISDTNFSVKVESDIASYKDLLLGTFFFSVGTKIDALYFLYNVHIILLIFIAVMVIKALVVYVIIRRKSDKSTAVKSALALCQVGEFSFAIFALASSNNILSHETASFLILVSVLSMILTPFIINNIYKIASYFVVEFYESDKITPIKVKNHVVICGFSILGRVIARDLSERNIPFVIISDDLRHVLLGRKLGYMAYFGHLDKLPVLESLKVDEASSVIITVSDTHRKRLICEAVLNFHKDANILLKIESIDEKIQLKDLNIKKFVHAHIEVGRLLVEEAILSIENK from the coding sequence ATGGAACAGACACTATTTACATTGTTTTTGACTATTTCAACAGCAACAATTTTAAATATAATTTTAAAAAGATTTGGAATTTCTCATATAATAGGTTATATTCTAACTGGTACTTTAATAAGTTATGGATTTAATTTTAATGGCGTTGATATTGGTTCTTTAGAGTTAATTGCTGAGTTTGGTATAGTTTTTTTGATGTTCACAATTGGACTTGAAATGAGTGTTGATAAAATCAAAAAGATGAAAGAAATTCTTTTATTAAATGGTTTTTTACAAGTAAGTATTAGTGCAATATTGATTTATTTAGTTAGTTTTTATATTTTTAAATTAAGTGTCGAAGTTTCTTTGATAGTCTCTTTAGCTTTTTCTTTATCTTCAACTGCGATTGTTTTAACATATTTAAAACAGTCAAAAGATATTCATACACCTTATGGAGAAAAATCAACAGCAATTTTGATTTTTCAAGATTTAGCTGTAATTCCAATTTTATTACTTATTACATTTTTAACAAATGATACTTTATCAATTGGTGAAGTTTTAACAAAAACTTTTATATCAGCGGTAATTATTATTTTATTTATGTTTACAATAGGTAAAAAACTAATCTCTTGGCTTTTAAAATTTGCTTCAAATAGTAGAATTGAAGAGTTGTTTTTAGGAGCAGTTTTATCAATCGTTATTGGAACTTCTCTTTTAGCACATGAAATGGGATTTACATATTCTTTAGGAGCATTTATAGCTGGGATGATTATTTCTGATACAAACTTTAGTGTAAAAGTAGAATCAGATATAGCAAGTTATAAAGATTTACTTTTAGGTACATTTTTCTTTAGTGTTGGAACAAAAATAGATGCATTATATTTTTTATATAATGTTCATATAATTTTACTTATTTTTATTGCAGTAATGGTGATAAAAGCTTTAGTAGTTTATGTAATAATTAGAAGAAAATCGGATAAAAGTACAGCTGTTAAATCAGCATTAGCACTTTGTCAAGTTGGAGAATTTTCATTTGCAATATTTGCATTAGCTTCTAGTAATAATATTCTTTCTCATGAAACAGCAAGTTTTTTAATCTTAGTTTCAGTGTTATCTATGATTCTGACACCATTTATTATAAATAACATATATAAAATAGCTTCATATTTTGTAGTTGAGTTTTATGAATCGGATAAAATTACACCAATTAAAGTAAAAAATCATGTTGTTATTTGTGGTTTTTCTATTTTAGGACGAGTAATTGCAAGAGATTTAAGTGAAAGAAATATTCCTTTTGTAATTATTTCAGATGATTTAAGACATGTATTACTTGGAAGAAAACTTGGTTATATGGCTTATTTTGGTCACTTAGATAAACTTCCTGTTTTGGAGTCTTTAAAAGTTGATGAAGCTTCAAGTGTGATTATAACTGTAAGTGATACACATAGAAAAAGATTAATTTGTGAAGCAGTTTTAAATTTTCATAAAGATGCAAATATTTTATTGAAAATTGAGTCTATTGATGAAAAAATTCAACTTAAAGATTTAAATATTAAAAAATTCGTACATGCTCATATTGAAGTAGGAAGATTATTAGTTGAAGAGGCTATTTTGAGTATAGAAAACAAGTAG
- a CDS encoding bifunctional helix-turn-helix domain-containing protein/methylated-DNA--[protein]-cysteine S-methyltransferase, giving the protein MPTLDTTYKQIEKAIKYIDENFKEHPSVEEVAKNIGMSKFHFIRVFKEYVGVTPKQFLHCVTLNYAKEHIKESKSILDSSLDIGLSSTSRLHELFVNLIGVTPKEWKEKGKDVQITYGFGQTPFGEALIGFTDKGICYLGFIDENKTEIFNRFNELWENANLVHDETAANEYLENIFIKNKKYNLFVKGTNLQINVWKALLNLPNGIVATYQDIANYLDKPKAVRAIASAIGRNHIGYLIPCHRVIAKSGAMSGYRWGIERKKILIAYESVKENS; this is encoded by the coding sequence ATGCCTACTTTAGATACTACTTATAAACAAATTGAAAAGGCAATAAAATATATTGATGAAAACTTCAAGGAACATCCAAGTGTTGAGGAAGTTGCCAAAAATATAGGTATGAGTAAATTTCATTTTATAAGAGTTTTCAAAGAGTATGTGGGTGTTACTCCAAAACAATTTTTACATTGCGTAACGCTAAATTATGCAAAAGAGCACATAAAAGAGTCCAAATCCATACTAGATAGTAGTTTGGATATTGGACTATCTAGTACAAGCAGACTTCACGAACTTTTTGTAAACTTGATTGGAGTTACTCCCAAAGAATGGAAAGAAAAAGGTAAAGATGTACAAATCACTTATGGTTTTGGACAAACTCCTTTTGGTGAAGCTTTGATTGGATTTACAGATAAAGGAATCTGCTATTTAGGTTTTATTGATGAAAATAAAACTGAAATTTTTAATCGTTTTAATGAACTTTGGGAAAATGCAAATTTAGTTCACGATGAAACTGCTGCAAATGAATACTTAGAAAATATCTTCATAAAAAATAAAAAATATAACCTTTTTGTAAAAGGAACAAATCTTCAAATAAACGTTTGGAAAGCCTTATTAAATCTACCAAATGGAATAGTTGCAACATATCAAGATATTGCTAATTATCTAGATAAACCAAAGGCTGTAAGAGCGATTGCAAGTGCTATTGGAAGAAATCATATTGGTTATTTGATTCCTTGCCACAGAGTTATCGCTAAAAGTGGAGCTATGAGTGGATATAGATGGGGAATTGAACGAAAAAAAATCCTAATCGCTTACGAATCTGTAAAAGAAAATAGTTAA
- a CDS encoding DUF6172 family protein, with product MKKTFQLNVANKNRDRQVESIKNEVRKYIKREKSKRPPEGFNFWAFDCKFGKTEQEAEEIKFVDVTKSIDFAANENYDSFFIELVARADIKKIKEKNETNNEEEEEIED from the coding sequence ATGAAAAAAACGTTCCAACTAAATGTGGCAAACAAAAATAGAGATAGACAAGTTGAATCTATCAAAAATGAAGTAAGAAAATATATAAAAAGAGAAAAAAGTAAAAGACCTCCAGAAGGTTTTAATTTTTGGGCTTTTGATTGTAAGTTTGGAAAAACAGAACAAGAAGCTGAAGAGATAAAATTTGTTGATGTTACAAAATCTATTGATTTTGCTGCTAATGAAAATTATGATAGTTTTTTTATTGAACTTGTGGCAAGAGCAGATATAAAAAAAATAAAAGAAAAAAATGAAACAAATAATGAAGAAGAGGAAGAAATAGAAGATTAA
- a CDS encoding tetratricopeptide repeat protein translates to MIKGIIKVILLLLLTLTFSACEEKSSQESKTQEIVYIATLSMPEWDKIAKSKLDGYTANWHDAKHDPIPATQIGYAYANKLQDYEKALEWFEYSNSMKPTADNSAYACYVLQEMKQYDKAIKWCNDSIIQESNKEALFMLGTVYYDVEQYNKAIEYYKLSANKGFTDALTNIGYIYEEKLKDYKEAEQWYLKAVKEKSYKGFHGLSYLYYSKLNDNVKSSAYAIALIGTKYSQRSVLKILQKERKIPNDIIQKGYELQLSSDEFPIKFKGDLEL, encoded by the coding sequence ATGATAAAAGGCATAATAAAAGTAATTTTATTACTATTACTAACTCTTACCTTTAGTGCTTGCGAAGAAAAATCTTCACAAGAAAGCAAAACCCAAGAAATAGTCTATATAGCAACTTTGTCTATGCCAGAATGGGATAAAATAGCAAAGAGTAAACTTGATGGTTACACTGCAAATTGGCACGACGCAAAACATGACCCAATCCCAGCAACCCAAATAGGTTATGCTTATGCAAATAAATTACAAGATTATGAAAAAGCTTTAGAGTGGTTTGAATACTCAAACTCAATGAAACCAACAGCAGATAATTCTGCTTATGCGTGTTATGTGCTTCAAGAAATGAAACAATATGATAAAGCTATCAAATGGTGTAATGACTCAATCATTCAAGAAAGCAATAAAGAAGCATTGTTTATGCTTGGGACTGTATATTATGATGTTGAACAATATAATAAAGCAATAGAATATTATAAATTATCTGCAAATAAAGGTTTTACAGATGCTTTAACAAATATAGGATATATCTATGAAGAAAAATTAAAAGATTATAAAGAAGCTGAACAATGGTACTTAAAAGCAGTAAAAGAAAAAAGCTATAAAGGATTTCATGGATTATCTTATCTATATTATTCAAAATTAAATGATAATGTAAAATCAAGTGCATATGCTATAGCTTTAATAGGAACAAAATATTCTCAACGTTCAGTTTTAAAGATACTTCAAAAAGAAAGAAAAATCCCAAATGATATTATTCAGAAAGGTTATGAACTTCAACTATCATCAGATGAATTTCCTATTAAATTCAAAGGTGATTTAGAATTATGA
- a CDS encoding tetratricopeptide repeat protein — MIKGIIKVILVIFIVFSFSACEDKSSNSQAEKKEEQVKFTPKLKMPEWDKDGGKKIWDEYKNWHDAKNDPIPATKIGYAYSEKLHDYEKALEWYKYADSMIPLGENSYFACYALQQLKKYDEAISWCQKAIDLKWNEALFRMGDIYKELNNYEKAISYYEQSFEKSKDKISANNLGFIFSRKLNNYQEAEKWYKKAIKLDNYESYKNISSLYHEKLKDDIKASAYAIAVIDTKYTKSSVLRVLQNEMKIPNETIKKGYELQLNSDEFPIKFKGDLGL, encoded by the coding sequence ATGATAAAAGGCATAATAAAAGTAATTTTAGTAATATTTATAGTATTTAGTTTTAGTGCTTGTGAGGACAAATCTTCAAACAGTCAAGCAGAGAAAAAAGAAGAACAAGTAAAGTTTACCCCTAAACTAAAAATGCCTGAGTGGGATAAAGACGGAGGAAAGAAAATCTGGGATGAGTATAAAAATTGGCACGACGCAAAAAACGACCCAATCCCAGCAACCAAAATAGGATATGCCTATTCAGAAAAGTTACATGATTATGAAAAAGCTTTAGAATGGTACAAATATGCTGATTCAATGATTCCTTTAGGTGAAAACTCTTATTTTGCTTGTTATGCTTTACAACAACTAAAAAAATATGATGAAGCTATATCTTGGTGTCAAAAAGCTATTGATTTAAAATGGAATGAAGCTTTATTTAGAATGGGAGATATTTATAAAGAATTAAATAATTATGAGAAAGCTATTTCATACTATGAACAATCATTTGAAAAATCAAAAGATAAAATCTCTGCAAATAATTTAGGATTTATTTTTTCTAGAAAATTAAATAATTATCAAGAAGCTGAAAAATGGTATAAAAAAGCAATTAAGTTAGACAATTATGAATCATATAAAAATATTTCTAGTTTATACCATGAAAAATTAAAAGATGATATAAAAGCTTCAGCTTATGCAATTGCAGTAATAGATACAAAATATACAAAATCCTCAGTTTTAAGAGTTTTACAAAATGAAATGAAAATCCCAAATGAAACAATAAAAAAAGGATATGAACTTCAACTAAACTCTGATGAATTTCCTATTAAATTCAAAGGTGATTTAGGATTATGA
- a CDS encoding tetratricopeptide repeat protein: MIQTLTKVLLFIFIISFSACEDKGSQKTQTQEVQYKATLPMPEWDDIADKNIDKYWRSRNAAKSDPIPATQIGYAYANKLQDYEKALQWFEYSNSMKPTADNSAYACYVLQEMKQYDKAIKWCNDSIIQESNKEALFMLGTVYYDVEQYNKAIEYYKLSANKGFTDALTNIGYIYEEKLKDYKEAEQWYLKAVKEKSYKGFHGLSYLYYSKLNNNVKSSAYAIALIGTKYSQRSVLKILQKERKIPNETIKKGYELQLTSDEFPIKFKGDLGL; this comes from the coding sequence ATGATACAAACATTAACTAAAGTACTATTATTTATATTTATTATTAGTTTTAGCGCTTGTGAGGATAAAGGCTCACAAAAAACCCAAACGCAAGAAGTACAATATAAAGCTACGTTACCTATGCCGGAATGGGACGATATTGCAGATAAAAATATTGATAAATATTGGCGAAGCCGTAATGCAGCCAAATCCGACCCAATCCCAGCAACCCAAATAGGTTATGCTTATGCAAATAAATTACAAGATTATGAAAAAGCTTTACAGTGGTTTGAATACTCAAACTCTATGAAACCAACAGCAGATAATTCTGCTTATGCGTGTTATGTACTTCAAGAAATGAAACAATATGATAAAGCTATCAAATGGTGTAATGACTCAATCATTCAAGAAAGCAATAAAGAAGCATTGTTTATGCTTGGGACTGTATATTATGATGTTGAACAATATAATAAAGCAATAGAATATTATAAATTATCTGCAAATAAAGGTTTTACAGATGCTTTAACAAATATAGGATATATCTATGAAGAAAAATTAAAAGATTATAAAGAAGCTGAACAATGGTACTTAAAAGCAGTAAAAGAAAAAAGCTATAAAGGATTTCATGGATTATCTTATCTATATTATTCAAAATTAAATAATAATGTAAAATCAAGTGCATATGCTATAGCTTTAATAGGAACAAAATATTCTCAACGTTCAGTTTTAAAGATACTTCAAAAAGAAAGAAAAATCCCAAATGAAACAATAAAAAAAGGTTATGAACTTCAACTAACATCAGATGAATTTCCTATTAAATTCAAAGGTGATTTAGGATTATGA
- a CDS encoding tetratricopeptide repeat protein: MIKGIIKVILVIFIVFSFNACEDKSSQESKSQEIVYIATLPMPEWDEVGGKKIWDAYKNWHDAKHDPIPATQIGYAYANKLQDYEKALQWFEYSNSMKPTADNSAYACYVLQEMKQYDKAIKWCNDSIIQESNKEALFMLGTVYYDVEQYNKAIEYYKLSANKGFTDALTNIGYIYEEKLKDYKEAEQWYLKAVKEKSYKGFHGLSYLYYSKLNDNVKSSAYAIALIGTKYSQRSVLKILQKERKIPNETIKKGYELQLTSDEFPIKYKGNLGL, from the coding sequence ATGATAAAAGGCATAATAAAAGTAATTTTAGTAATATTTATAGTATTTAGTTTTAATGCTTGTGAGGACAAATCTTCACAAGAAAGCAAAAGCCAAGAAATAGTCTATATAGCAACTTTACCTATGCCAGAATGGGATGAAGTAGGTGGGAAGAAAATATGGGATGCATATAAAAATTGGCACGACGCCAAACATGACCCAATCCCAGCAACCCAAATAGGTTATGCTTATGCAAATAAATTACAAGATTATGAAAAAGCTTTACAGTGGTTTGAATACTCAAACTCTATGAAACCAACAGCAGATAATTCTGCTTATGCGTGTTATGTACTTCAAGAAATGAAACAATATGATAAAGCTATCAAATGGTGTAATGACTCAATCATTCAAGAAAGCAATAAAGAAGCATTGTTTATGCTTGGGACTGTATATTATGATGTTGAACAATATAATAAAGCAATAGAATATTATAAATTATCTGCAAATAAAGGTTTTACAGATGCTTTAACAAATATAGGATATATCTATGAAGAAAAATTAAAAGATTATAAAGAAGCTGAACAATGGTACTTAAAAGCAGTAAAAGAAAAAAGCTATAAAGGATTTCATGGATTATCTTATCTATATTATTCAAAATTAAATGATAATGTAAAATCAAGTGCATATGCTATAGCTTTAATAGGAACAAAATATTCTCAACGTTCAGTTTTAAAGATACTTCAAAAAGAAAGAAAAATCCCAAATGAAACAATAAAAAAAGGTTATGAACTTCAACTAACATCAGATGAATTTCCTATTAAATATAAAGGTAATTTAGGATTATGA
- a CDS encoding serine hydroxymethyltransferase, which translates to MSFVSSANLKEADNEVFSIIENELKRQTNHLEMIASENFTSPAVMQAMGSVFTNKYAEGYPYKRYYGGCEFADAVEQLAIDRACKIFGCTYANVQPHSGSQANGAVYAALLSAGDKILGMDLSHGGHLTHGSKPSFSGKNYSAFYYGVELDGRINYDKVMEIAKICQPKIIVCGASAYAREIDFKKFREIADAVGAILFADIAHIAGLVAAGEHMSPFPYADVVTTTTHKTLRGPRGGMIMTNDEDIAKKINSAIFPGLQGGPLVHVIAAKAVAFKEILDPSWKDYAKQVKANAKVLAEVLTKRGYDIVSGGTDNHLILVSFLNKPFSGKDADAALGNAGITVNKNTVPGETRSPFVTSGIRIGSPALTARGMKEKEFEIIANKICDVLDNIEDSALHAKISKELEELASGFVIYNQSTF; encoded by the coding sequence ATGAGTTTTGTATCAAGCGCAAATCTAAAAGAAGCAGATAATGAAGTATTTTCAATAATAGAAAATGAATTAAAAAGACAAACAAATCATTTAGAAATGATTGCTAGTGAAAACTTCACTAGTCCTGCTGTTATGCAAGCTATGGGTTCTGTTTTTACTAACAAATATGCTGAGGGTTATCCTTATAAAAGATATTATGGTGGTTGTGAGTTTGCTGATGCTGTTGAGCAATTAGCAATTGATAGAGCTTGTAAAATCTTTGGTTGTACTTATGCTAATGTTCAACCTCATTCAGGAAGCCAAGCTAATGGTGCTGTTTATGCTGCATTATTAAGTGCTGGTGATAAAATCTTAGGTATGGATTTATCTCATGGTGGACATTTAACTCATGGTTCTAAACCTTCATTCTCTGGTAAAAACTATTCTGCTTTTTATTATGGTGTTGAATTAGATGGTAGAATCAATTATGACAAAGTTATGGAAATTGCAAAAATTTGTCAACCAAAAATCATTGTATGTGGTGCTTCTGCTTACGCAAGAGAAATTGACTTTAAAAAATTTAGAGAAATAGCTGATGCTGTTGGTGCTATTTTATTTGCTGATATTGCTCACATTGCAGGACTTGTTGCTGCTGGTGAACACATGAGTCCATTTCCTTATGCTGATGTTGTTACAACTACTACTCACAAGACTTTAAGAGGTCCAAGAGGTGGTATGATTATGACAAATGATGAAGATATTGCTAAAAAAATAAATAGTGCTATTTTCCCAGGATTACAAGGTGGACCATTAGTTCATGTAATTGCTGCCAAAGCTGTTGCATTTAAAGAGATTTTAGATCCATCATGGAAAGATTATGCAAAACAAGTAAAAGCAAATGCAAAAGTATTAGCAGAAGTTCTTACAAAAAGAGGATATGATATTGTTTCAGGTGGAACAGATAATCACTTAATTTTAGTAAGTTTTTTAAATAAACCATTCAGTGGAAAAGATGCAGATGCAGCTTTAGGAAATGCAGGGATTACTGTAAATAAAAATACAGTTCCAGGTGAGACAAGAAGTCCATTTGTAACATCAGGGATTAGAATAGGAAGTCCAGCATTAACTGCACGTGGGATGAAAGAAAAAGAGTTTGAAATTATTGCAAACAAAATTTGCGATGTATTAGATAACATTGAAGATTCAGCATTACATGCTAAAATCAGCAAAGAGTTAGAAGAATTAGCTTCTGGTTTTGTGATTTACAATCAATCGACTTTCTAG